A portion of the Tindallia magadiensis genome contains these proteins:
- a CDS encoding cell division protein FtsA, whose protein sequence is MKMELNKNKMALALDIGTRSVVGLLGSLEEQKLVVHHSVVVFHENRAMFDGQIHDIEEVAKVIRKVKEKLESECGYELKEATIAAAGRALLTESVTVDLGLGHLQDVKWSHIQQIELKALQEAERQLEKSNAGDLRYFCVGHSIIQYYLDGTLIKNPLNHKGEMLSVHLIATFLPKLVVDSLYASVTGAGLEVDYMTLEPIAAIEVAVPENARLLNIALVDIGAGTSDIAITKDGSIHAYAMTDVAGDELTEYLAREKMLDFDSAESIKCQISITEKLDYEDILGIRHEELSEELIETITPAMKSVATQISESILKHNGKTPSAVFLIGGGSRMKGLPKMISQALELPEERVSVRNISTIQQLLYHPQDPIGPEGITPIGILKKALLKRHSDFIEITVNGRPIKLFQTRKLCIRDGLAALQYDPHLLIPKRGESVYITVNGEKREYYGEYGDPAIITKNQKKASLETELLNGDKVMIQPATTGPSAHVMLYDILNDDYQDKTLKHNGNFTETNCRLSNGDEISYKTLNHTVENADEITEKEDKDLLKDNKVIPSNDSNSQENIIEIKYNGNPLTITTEKESLIFVDLFDYIDFDRSEVQGELILRHNGQPAEYISPIKTMDEVWIYWA, encoded by the coding sequence ATGAAGATGGAGTTAAATAAAAATAAGATGGCGCTTGCACTAGATATTGGCACCAGAAGTGTCGTTGGATTATTAGGGTCACTAGAGGAACAGAAACTTGTCGTTCATCATTCGGTTGTTGTTTTTCATGAAAATCGTGCAATGTTTGATGGTCAAATTCATGATATTGAAGAAGTAGCAAAAGTCATTAGAAAAGTGAAAGAAAAACTGGAGTCAGAATGTGGCTATGAGCTTAAAGAGGCGACTATTGCAGCAGCAGGAAGAGCTTTGCTCACGGAGTCTGTTACGGTGGACCTAGGGCTGGGTCATCTACAAGACGTAAAGTGGAGCCATATACAACAAATTGAGTTGAAAGCATTACAGGAAGCTGAAAGACAACTTGAAAAGTCTAATGCTGGAGACTTAAGATACTTTTGTGTTGGTCACTCTATTATACAATACTACTTAGATGGCACATTAATTAAAAATCCGCTTAATCATAAAGGGGAAATGCTTTCAGTGCACCTAATTGCTACTTTTTTACCCAAACTAGTTGTAGACAGCCTTTATGCTTCTGTCACTGGTGCAGGGCTTGAAGTAGACTATATGACTCTGGAGCCAATTGCGGCGATTGAAGTTGCTGTACCTGAAAATGCCCGTTTGTTAAACATAGCGCTTGTTGATATTGGAGCTGGAACATCTGATATTGCTATTACTAAGGACGGTAGTATTCATGCTTATGCTATGACGGATGTCGCTGGCGATGAGTTAACAGAATATCTTGCGCGAGAAAAAATGTTGGACTTTGATAGTGCAGAAAGTATAAAATGTCAGATATCAATTACAGAAAAGCTGGATTATGAAGATATTTTGGGGATTAGACACGAAGAATTATCAGAGGAGTTAATAGAAACAATTACCCCAGCAATGAAGTCGGTAGCTACTCAAATCTCAGAGTCAATTCTTAAACATAATGGTAAAACGCCAAGTGCTGTTTTTTTAATTGGTGGAGGAAGCAGAATGAAGGGCCTACCTAAGATGATTAGTCAAGCTTTAGAGTTGCCTGAAGAAAGAGTTTCTGTTAGAAATATATCCACCATCCAGCAACTGTTGTATCACCCTCAGGATCCGATAGGACCTGAAGGGATTACGCCAATAGGAATCCTTAAAAAAGCGTTACTGAAAAGGCATAGTGACTTTATTGAAATCACGGTCAATGGTCGCCCAATAAAACTTTTTCAAACTAGAAAACTATGCATTCGAGATGGACTTGCGGCTCTTCAGTATGATCCTCACCTTCTTATACCTAAAAGAGGAGAGTCGGTATATATTACTGTAAATGGCGAGAAACGAGAATATTATGGCGAATATGGTGACCCTGCTATCATCACTAAAAATCAAAAAAAGGCTAGCTTAGAGACTGAACTTTTGAACGGAGATAAAGTGATGATTCAGCCTGCAACGACTGGTCCAAGTGCACATGTTATGCTATATGATATACTGAATGATGACTACCAGGATAAAACACTAAAGCATAATGGTAATTTTACAGAGACGAACTGCAGGCTAAGTAATGGAGATGAAATTAGCTATAAAACTTTGAATCATACCGTTGAAAATGCGGATGAAATAACAGAGAAAGAAGATAAGGATTTACTTAAGGATAACAAGGTAATACCTTCTAATGACTCTAATAGTCAGGAGAACATTATAGAAATTAAATATAATGGTAACCCATTAACCATCACAACAGAAAAAGAGAGCTTGATTTTTGTCGATTTATTTGATTATATTGACTTTGATAGATCTGAAGTGCAAGGTGAATTGATTTTACGGCACAATGGACAACCAGCTGAGTATATATCACCAATTAAAACGATGGACGAAGTGTGGATATACTGGGCTTAG
- the nth gene encoding endonuclease III: MVKKNVRKNNTKNCEIILNQLAKEYPSAKSELEFTNPLECLIATMLSAQCTDQRVNMVTKNLFARYKRPEDYLNIDISQLEKLVKSCNYYKTKSKHIIEACKILVEKHDGTVPDDRDALMALPGVGRKTANVVLSNAFGVPAIAVDTHVFRVSNRIGIIEAKDPMKAEEQLMQVIKKNRWSDAHHWLILHGRRVCKARKPSCEKCIVSEWCIYYQKNNDGGAQ; the protein is encoded by the coding sequence TTGGTAAAGAAAAATGTAAGAAAGAATAACACAAAAAATTGTGAAATAATATTGAACCAACTTGCTAAAGAATATCCTTCGGCAAAAAGTGAACTTGAATTCACCAACCCCTTAGAATGTTTGATTGCTACGATGCTTTCTGCACAGTGTACAGATCAGCGGGTTAACATGGTGACAAAAAACCTGTTCGCAAGATACAAAAGACCGGAGGATTATTTAAATATAGATATCAGTCAATTAGAAAAATTGGTTAAAAGTTGTAATTACTACAAAACTAAAAGTAAACATATTATTGAAGCATGCAAAATATTAGTAGAGAAGCATGATGGAACTGTTCCTGACGATCGCGATGCGTTGATGGCATTGCCAGGAGTAGGAAGAAAAACAGCCAATGTTGTGCTTAGTAATGCTTTTGGCGTACCGGCGATAGCTGTAGATACACATGTATTTCGTGTTTCTAATAGAATTGGTATTATTGAAGCTAAAGATCCCATGAAAGCAGAAGAACAGTTAATGCAAGTCATTAAGAAAAATAGATGGTCAGATGCACATCACTGGTTAATATTGCATGGCAGAAGAGTATGTAAAGCTCGGAAACCTTCTTGCGAAAAATGCATTGTTTCTGAATGGTGTATATATTATCAAAAAAATAATGATGGTGGTGCACAATGA
- a CDS encoding DUF503 domain-containing protein, producing MKVGICTFNLMMYEGNSLKEKRMIVKSVIERIKSRYNVSIAEIADQDKWRLATIGFCCISNNKSHVEKTIQEVVRFLEKDGRMELMNIDMEVI from the coding sequence ATGAAAGTAGGGATATGTACTTTTAATTTAATGATGTATGAGGGAAATTCCTTAAAAGAAAAACGGATGATTGTTAAAAGTGTGATAGAAAGAATAAAAAGTCGGTATAATGTCTCCATTGCAGAAATTGCAGACCAAGATAAGTGGAGACTTGCAACCATAGGATTTTGCTGTATTAGTAATAATAAGAGTCATGTAGAGAAAACCATTCAGGAGGTCGTTCGTTTTTTAGAAAAGGATGGGAGAATGGAGTTAATGAATATCGATATGGAAGTAATCTAG